The region GCACTGGCCGTCGCGGTCGCGCTGCTGGCTCCTCGAGGGTGGCGTGAGGTGCGGACCGGTGCCGGGGTCTATCTCGTGATGGTCGTCCTCGTCTGGCTGGTCCCGACCCCGATCGGGAGCAACGTGACCCGTCTCGGCCTGCTCTTCGGCGGCGTAGCGCTGGTGGCGGTCGCCCTCAGCGGCCGCTGGCGCGGGTCGGCCGTGGCCCGGCGGCTCGGCGCGCCGGCCGCCGCCGCCCTGCTCGCGACCGCGATCGTCACGTCGCTCGGCTGGCAGGTGAGCATCGCCGGCCACGACGCCCTGCGCAGCAGACCGCCGACGGCGCTCGACACCGACCTCGCGCCGCTGGTGGCCCGGCTCCGGGCGGCCGGCCCGGTCGTGGGCCGGGTCGAGGTGGTCCCGACCCGGAGCCACCGCGAGGCAGCGGCCCTGGCGTCGTACGTGCCCCTGGTCCGCGGCTGGAACCGGCAGGCCGACGTGCAGCGCAACCCGCTCTTCTACGGGAGCGGTCGGGTCGACGCCACGACGTACCACCACTGGTTGCGGCGCTGGGCGGTCCAGTACGTCGTCCTGGCGACCACCGCCGCACCCGACTTCGGAGCGGGCGCCGAGGCCAGGCTCGTCGGGGGCGGCCTGCCCTACCTCCACGTGATCTGGTCGGACCCGACCTGGACGCTCTACGCCGTACGCCGTCCCGCGTCGCTGGTGCGGCCGGTCGCGACCGTGACGTCGTTCGACGCCGACCAGCTCACGGTGACGACCCCGGCGGCCGGCCGCTACGTCGTCAAGGTCGCGACCTCGCCCTGGCTCAGCCTCGTCGACGCCGACGGGCGCGCCAGCGGCATCGGCTGCCTCACCGACCTCGACAGCGAACGCCCGACGTCCACGGGCCGGGCGCGCACCGACGACTGGGTGGTGCTCCGGGCCCCGGCCGCCGGAACCTACCGGATCGCGGCGCCCTACCGGCTCCCCCGCGGGTCCAGGTGCGCCGCATGAGGTTCTCGCAGCATCGCGAGGCGCTCACCTTCCTCGTCGTCGGCGGCAGCGGGTACCTCGTCGACGTCCTCGCCTTCAACTGGCTCAGGTCGCAGCCCGTCCTGGCCGGGACCGACCCCAGCGTCGCGAAGGTGCTGGCCGTCTGCGTGGCCATGGTCGTCACGTACCTCGGCAACCGGATGCTGACCTGGCGCGACCGACCGACGTCCGACAGCCGTCGCCAGGTCGCACTGTTCGTGCTGTTCAACCTGATCGGGCTGGGTATCTCGGTCGCGACGCTCGCGCTCACCCACGACGTCCTCGGGCTGACCAGCCGGCTGGCCGACAACCTGTCCGCCAACGTCGTCGGGCTCGCGCTCGGGACCGCCTTCCGGTACTGGTCCTACCAGCGGTTCGTGTTCGCCGGGGCCGGTCAGACGTCCCGGCGACGGAGCACCACGCCGGCTGCGACGAGACCTGCAACCACCCACCCCGCCATCACGGCGAGCCCGGTCCAGGGCGAGAGGGCGTGAGGCACCGGCAGGTTGGTGGAGAAGCTCTGGCCGGCACCGGTCGGCAGGTAGGCGGCGATGTAGGTGCCCCAGCTGGGGAAGACCAGCTCCAGCAGGATCGGCACCACGAGGATGACGGCGAGCGTGGCCACCAGCGCGCCGGGGGTGCTGCGGACGATCCAGGCCAGCACGCTGCCGATGAGGCCGACGAGCGTGAGGTAGATCCCGG is a window of Nocardioides conyzicola DNA encoding:
- a CDS encoding MFS transporter, with the protein product MSTALRVHDLDPAVRVAPRWRDSAYAPVAVAVVLSAALQTVWLRFMATSGGDIAAQDAWAEFARLHPGSAYDLAWYGGMHPVSYSAISPFVMAGIGVRTTMVLTSVVAAALLAWLVTHRMARGGSRLVVAGVGALALLGNAVSGRVTFALGTTVALAAVCVVTAWPSPRAGRSRLARGVLAATLAATATACSPVAGLFLGVVAAALWLRRRWAAAYALGVPAVAVVAASTLLFPFSGRQPMSWTSAVLPAALAVAVALLAPRGWREVRTGAGVYLVMVVLVWLVPTPIGSNVTRLGLLFGGVALVAVALSGRWRGSAVARRLGAPAAAALLATAIVTSLGWQVSIAGHDALRSRPPTALDTDLAPLVARLRAAGPVVGRVEVVPTRSHREAAALASYVPLVRGWNRQADVQRNPLFYGSGRVDATTYHHWLRRWAVQYVVLATTAAPDFGAGAEARLVGGGLPYLHVIWSDPTWTLYAVRRPASLVRPVATVTSFDADQLTVTTPAAGRYVVKVATSPWLSLVDADGRASGIGCLTDLDSERPTSTGRARTDDWVVLRAPAAGTYRIAAPYRLPRGSRCAA
- a CDS encoding GtrA family protein, with amino-acid sequence MRFSQHREALTFLVVGGSGYLVDVLAFNWLRSQPVLAGTDPSVAKVLAVCVAMVVTYLGNRMLTWRDRPTSDSRRQVALFVLFNLIGLGISVATLALTHDVLGLTSRLADNLSANVVGLALGTAFRYWSYQRFVFAGAGQTSRRRSTTPAATRPATTHPAITASPVQGERA